The following coding sequences lie in one Actinomycetota bacterium genomic window:
- a CDS encoding uracil-DNA glycosylase, producing the protein MPNPDDIYDKHLTRAIADINELCRELTHCEKCVHGKAVPVIGSGHPLADIFLIKYRTLPSEASEGVAFYGRSGEAVMKGCQKLGIDSLLLYGTNIIKCATATEEEARENCPGYLARELMVIQPKLVVVMGEQALEAVNGMEFPLAKELQYRPGEILPFTPTSEALITPEIDTSLNDQRRKTRFWKAFKILGDWYESLPPY; encoded by the coding sequence TTGCCAAATCCCGACGATATCTACGACAAGCATCTAACCCGCGCTATCGCCGACATCAACGAGCTTTGCCGCGAGCTGACACACTGCGAGAAATGTGTCCACGGCAAAGCGGTGCCGGTCATCGGTTCAGGCCATCCCCTGGCTGACATCTTCCTGATCAAGTACAGGACGCTGCCCAGCGAAGCCTCCGAAGGCGTCGCCTTTTACGGGCGCTCGGGAGAGGCGGTCATGAAGGGCTGCCAGAAACTCGGCATCGATTCACTGCTGCTGTACGGCACCAATATCATCAAGTGCGCAACCGCCACCGAGGAAGAGGCGCGCGAGAATTGTCCCGGGTACCTGGCGCGCGAGCTGATGGTCATCCAGCCGAAGCTGGTTGTGGTAATGGGCGAACAGGCCCTCGAGGCCGTCAACGGCATGGAATTCCCCCTGGCCAAGGAGTTGCAGTACCGCCCGGGCGAAATCCTGCCTTTCACGCCGACTTCCGAGGCGCTGATAACCCCCGAGATCGACACTTCCCTCAATGATCAACGACGAAAAACCCGTTTCTGGAAAGCCTTCAAGATCCTTGGCGACTGGTACGAGTCATTACCGCCGTACTAG